One region of Xyrauchen texanus isolate HMW12.3.18 chromosome 11, RBS_HiC_50CHRs, whole genome shotgun sequence genomic DNA includes:
- the LOC127651964 gene encoding suppressor of cytokine signaling 1-like, producing MIGPQSRMVQHNDTDLTVVPQGPSKPAELPTLCPIPPTHFRSFRHQQDCNLITKAVHYLSHSGFYFGPMDVDEAHTQLAKLPLGTFLIRDSMQANVFFTLSYQAPEGPTSVRVLLKDGVFSLAGSKHNFPCLFVLLQYYIASPKKSLSMPYRGEAAQSLQELARRAVVQSFGKDRIQQLPVSKKLKEFLWLYPFSI from the coding sequence ATGATTGGGCCCCAATCAAGAATGGTCCAACACAATGACACTGACCTCACAGTTGTGCCACAAGGCCCATCCAAGCCAGCAGAGCTCCCTACGCTCTGTCCCATCCCACCAACACACTTTCGTTCCTTTCGGCATCAGCAGGACTGTAATCTCATCACCAAGGCTGTGCATTACTTGAGCCACAGTGGATTTTATTTTGGTCCCATGGATGTGGATGAGGCTCATACACAACTTGCCAAGCTCCCACTAGGGACGTTCTTAATCAGGGACAGCATGCAGGCAAATGTTTTCTTCACTCTAAGCTATCAGGCTCCCGAGGGACCAACCAGTGTACGGGTGCTTCTCAAAGATGGGGTTTTTAGTTTGGCCGGGAGTAAACACAATTTCCCTTGCCTATTTGTCCTGTTGCAATACTATATAGCCTCCCCAAAAAAGAGCCTGAGTATGCCCTATCGTGGAGAAGCAGCACAGAGCCTACAAGAACTGGCAAGGAGAGCAGTAGTGCAAAGTTTCGGGAAAGATAGGATTCAACAACTGCCTGTGAGCAAGAAGCTTAAAGAATTTCTGTGGTTGTACCCATTTAGTATATGA
- the LOC127651636 gene encoding toll-like receptor 2 type-2 — translation MTIVGAKQSIILFIMLILVQGFEYSWTKCDKCDEKHFCNCSSRHLQQVPKVPVNAVGLDLSFNQIESIDSNDLGLYSELKNLNLHMNKLKFIHEEAFNSQHKLEVLDLSFNNLKNLSSSWFHDLNSLQHLNLLVNPYTTLGPAPLFWSLSNLRTLQFGSPSLSKVYRNGLDGLTHLDEITFVGSNLRSYENGSFRAAQPIGLVSMSLQGLFQKDPELVSKILRDVSHPETMLIIKDVILRTNTSVEPFKELKEGGTTSLTLLNSTTTDEAVTYFLFIMNGSALSYIGLEDVHLVGKGWWQKATFTDYKSLHTAYIRNLDIQGFFEFSSMVQLAFLLKHLQKVSVINGTVFVIPHITSVFLKNIEYLDLSKNLLSDLTIKETLYTGQGVFHNLNTLNVSENSLKSFQLITSLVAKLKSLIHLDISHNSFVSMPEECMWPTTLKFLNLSSIKLRKLTPCLPSSLTVLDLSENDLTVFHQRFPKLTKLILSGNRFMKLPQGELFLNLKTLLIQRNALHMFNGKALRRYRNLQFLEAGQNNFVCSCDFVAFFRQDVDYFVTLQDGHRNYVCDTPFTLRGDTIDSVRLSVFECYMIPAVSVLCSLTVLVLGIIVVTCHKLHIVWYLQMTKAWIQAKRKPAVGRSATEIRYDAFVSYSQHDAEWVEEILVPELESAHPPFALCLHKRDFRPGRWIVDNIIDSIEKSHRTLFVLSEHFVSSEWCRYELDFSHFRIVDEHNDSAVLILLEPIKKETIPKRFCKLRKIMNSRTYLEWPEDEENKSEFWSHLRFALRRDIVEE, via the coding sequence ATGACAATTGTGGGAGCAAAACAGTCCATAATTCTATTTATTATGCTCATATTGGTTCAAGGTTTTGAGTACTCTTGGACAAAATGTGATAAATGTGATGAGAAACATTTTTGCAACTGTTCCTCAAGACATCTCCAACAGGTCCCAAAAGTTCCAGTGAATGCTGTTGGCCTCGATCTGTCTTTCAATCAAATTGAGTCAATTGACTCAAATGATCTCGGCCTATATAGTGAGCTGAAAAACCTAAACCTGCATATGAACAAGCTCAAGTTTATACATGAAGAAGCTTTCAACTCTCAACATAAGCTGGAAGTTCTTGATCTGTCCTTTAACAACCTGAAAAATCTATCATCATCTTGGTTCCATGATTTAAACTCTCTTCAGCATTTGAACCTTTTAGTAAATCCATACACCACCCTCGGGCCTGCTCCTCTCTTTTGGTCTCTGTCAAACTTGAGGACACTGCAATTTGGTAGTCCTTCACTGAGTAAGGTATACAGGAATGGCTTAGATGGTCTCACTCATCTGGATGAGATTACATTTGTTGGTAGTAACCTGAGGTCATATGAGAATGGTAGCTTTAGAGCAGCCCAACCCATCGGTTTAGTCTCCATGAGCCTTCAAGGACTTTTTCAGAAAGATCCAGAACTTGTCTCTAAGATCCTTAGAGATGTATCCCACCCTGAAACTATGCTGATTATCAAAGATGTCATACTCAGAACAAACACTTCAGTGGAACCCTTCAAAGAGCTGAAAGAAGGGGGCACTACGAGTTTGACTTTGCTGAATAGCACCACTACAGATGAAGCTGTCACCTATTTCTTGTTCATCATGAATGGTTCTGCACTGTCTTACATTGGTCTTGAAGATGTACATTTAGTTGGTAAAGGGTGGTGGCAGAAAGCTACATTCACAGATTATAAAAGCTTGCATACTGCCTACATACGTAATCTTGACATCCAAGGCTTCTTTGAGTTTAGCAGCATGGTCCAATTGGCATTCCTCCTAAAGCATCTTCAAAAGGTGTCTGTGATCAATGGCACAGTTTTTGTGATTCCTCATATAACTTCTGTCTTTTTGAAAAACATTGAGTACTTGGACCTTAGCAAAAATTTACTGTCAGACCTGACAATTAAGGAAACCTTGTATACTGGTCAAGGGGTTTTTCATAACCTCAACACACTCAATGTGAGCGAGAACTCTTTAAAATCTTTTCAGCTGATAACAAGTCTGGTGGCCAAACTGAAGAGCCTTATACATTTGGATATAAGTCACAATAGCTTTGTTTCTATGCCGGAGGAGTGTATGTGGCCAACAACTCTCAAGTTTCTGAACCTTTCAAGTATAAAGCTACGAAAATTGACCCCTTGCTTGCCTTCTAGCTTGACAGTCCTGGATCTCAGTGAAAATGATCTTACCGTGTTCCACCAAAGATTTCCAAAGCTTACTAAGCTTATACTGTCAGGCAACAGATTTATGAAACTGCCACAGGGGGAATTATTTCTGAACCTAAAGACGCTGCTCATCCAAAGGAACGCCTTGCATATGTTCAACGGGAAAGCTCTGAGACGTTACAGAAACCTGCAATTCTTGGAGGCGGGTCAAAACAATTTTGTTTGCTCCTGTGATTTTGTGGCTTTTTTCAGACAGGATGTTGATTATTTCGTTACCCTACAGGATGGTCATCGTAATTATGTTTGTGACACTCCATTTACTCTCAGGGGTGATACTATCGACAGTGTCAGATTATCAGTCTTTGAATGCTATATGATTCCCGCTGTCTCAGTCCTGTGTTCATTGACCGTCTTAGTGCTTGGAATTATTGTTGTTACCTGTCACAAGCTCCATATTGTATGGTACCTGCAGATGACTAAAGCATGGATACAAGCAAAACGAAAACCAGCAGTTGGTCGATCAGCTACAGAAATACGCTATGACGCTTTTGTATCTTACAGTCAACATGATGCTGAGTGGGTCGAGGAGATCCTAGTTCCAGAGCTAGAAAGTGCTCATCCTCCCTTTGCTCTCTGTTTGCACAAACGTGACTTCAGGCCAGGACGTTGGATCGTGGATAACATAATTGATTCAATTGAGAAGAGCCATCGGACCCTATTTGTTCTGTCCGAGCACTTTGTTTCCAGCGAATGGTGCCGCTACGAACTGGACTTTTCACATTTCCGCATTGTCGATGAGCACAACGATTCTGCTGTCTTGATACTTCTAGAGCCAATCAAGAAGGAGACAATTCCCAAGCGTTTCTGCAAGCTGAGGAAGATTATGAACTCCAGGACGTATTTAGAGTGGCCCGAAGATGAGGAAAATAAATCAGAGTTCTGGAGCCATCTAAGATTCGCCCTAAGGAGAGACATTGTTGAAGAGTAA